A window of the Lactuca sativa cultivar Salinas chromosome 7, Lsat_Salinas_v11, whole genome shotgun sequence genome harbors these coding sequences:
- the LOC111890917 gene encoding tRNA wybutosine-synthesizing protein 2/3/4 isoform X2: protein MEFEKRKKATLATMSSPEPDKSPKGDIDTPIIPLLKTLNSHPSYFTTSSCSGRISILSTPTTTTTTVKKKAKGGNWVFITHEPADPNSVQNLIFPPNSTTDSLQSDNPENLVFRFEPLIIAVECKDVLSAQKLVSLAISCGFRESGITNVNSKRVIVAIRCSIRLEVPLGDTHKIMVSKEYLTYLVGIANEKMEANRKRGDGFHDALLKNELIMRPENTVTGDYEFLNMNQDLGDKDFSMINGGVDDFQLTKEIKDDASNGFTLPIKPMIITGEPIEKLHLWGHSAITLDTTKNPKSVLVFGGFGGMGRHARRKDTWILDSVSGQLQLVDYGSTPSTRLGHTASLVGELMFVIGGRGDPGNVLNDVWVLNTMNYEWMELQCNGIDFPQSHRHATAVIGSSLYVFGGIHNGNISSSMYKLDTHTMTWEEVNVQGAKPSARHSHTMVAYNSQLFMFGGYDGVKALGDFYTFDIHSSTWRKEKVVGSTPYARFSHTMFVYKNYIGVMGGCPIRQHYQELSIFEVDKSLWKRIKLNSIGEDLFVRSTTSIVGDDLVIVGGGASCYAFGTKFSEPIRINLLPLLSCDTKDTRIEKISNGVLDLNLEGIYGKKIVPLRWVLRVDKRHAKPTKDILKKFGWLDLERKVYTQESGVYVCFPITKEFVAIYQDKKPRLNEGVDEVNDLNLQENFKVISCERALDLLVAFGGTTHADHVVKVRKASSSPLKVMKEVVASLLNHHNLPLTLLEELPTRWERLGDIVVLPITSFKDSIWDTLGKELWLSVAESLGASRLARQGRVSPTGTRDSGLEILVGVNGWVDHCENGVIYSFDATKCMFSWGNLSEKLRMGKLDCKEEVIVDLFTGIGYFTLPFLVKANAKMVYACEWNPHAIEALKHNLEANGVADRCIVLEGDNRVTAPKGVADRVNLGLLPSSEGSWETAVRALRSNGGMMHVHGNVKDTEEESWTQHVSKSIKEISRSQGYNWDVFVEHVERVKWYAPHIRHLVVDIRCKQIES from the exons ATGGAGTTTGAGAAGAGAAAGAAAGCCACCTTAGCCACCATGAGTTCGCCGGAGCCGGATAAATCACCAAAAGGAGACATAGACACACCCATAATCCCACTCCTCAAAACTCTCAATTCTCACCCATCTTACTTCACCACCAGTTCTTGCTCCGGCCGCATCTCCATCCTCTCAACCCCCACCACCACCACGACCACCGTCAAGAAAAAAGCCAAAGGTGGCAACTGGGTGTTCATCACCCATGAACCAGCTGACCCTAACTCGGTCCAAAATCTCATCTTTCCCCCAAACTCCACCACCGATTCACTTCAATCCGACAACCCAGAAAATCTAGTTTTCAGATTCGAACCTTTGATCATCGCTGTTGAATGTAAAGACGTTCTTTCTGCTCAAAAGCTAGTGTCTTTAGCTATTTCTTGTGGGTTTAGGGAATCAGGGATTACAAATGTGAACAGTAAGCGAGTTATTGTTGCAATTCGATGTTCGATTAGATTAGAAGTGCCATTAGGGGATACCCATAAGATAATGGTGTCAAAGGAGTATTTGACTTACCTTGTTGGGATTGCTAATGAGAAAATGGAAGCTAATAGGAAAAGAGGTGATGGTTTTCATGATGCATTGTTGAAGAATGAGTTAATCATGCGACCAGAGAATACTGTAACCGGTGattatgaatttttaaacatGAATCAAGATTTGGGTGATAAAGATTTCTCAATGATTAATGGTGGAGTGGATGATTTTCAACTAACAAAGGAAATTAAAGATGACGCAAGTAATG GGTTTACTCTTCCTATAAAGCCAATGATTATCACTGGTGAGCCAATTGAGAAGCTTCATCTTTGGGGTCATTCAGCCATTACACTTGACACcacaaaaaaccctaaatcggttcttgtttttggtggttttggagGCATGGGAAGACATGCACGAAGAAAAGACACATGGATTTTAGATTCAGTGTCTGGTCAACTACAATTGGTTGACTATGGAAGCACTCCATCCACACGTTTGGGTCACACTGCTTCTTTAGTAGGAGAGCTTATGTTTGTTATTGGTGGTAGAGGTGATCCTGGGAATGTGTTAAATGATGTTTGGGTGCTTAATACAATGAATTATGAATGGATGGAATTACAATGTAATGGAATTGACTTTCCTCAAAG TCATCGGCATGCAACAGCAGTTATCGGGTCAAGCCTCTATGTTTTTGGTGGGATCCACAATGGAAACATCTCTTCATCAATGTATAAGCTTGATACACACACCATGACTTGGGAAGAAGTTAATGTTCAAGGGGCAAAACCGTCCGCTCGCCATTCCCACACAATGGTAGCCTACAATTCTCAACTATTTATGTTTGGAGGATATGATGGGGTAAAAGCACTAGGAGATTTTTACACTTTTGACATTCATTCATCCACTTGGAGAAAAGAAAAGGTGGTAGGAAGTACACCTTACGCCCGATTTTCCCACACGATGTTTGTGTATAAAAACTACATCGGTGTCATGGGAGGGTGTCCTATAAGACAACATTACCAAGAATTATCAATATTTGAAGTGGATAAAAGTCTTTGGAAACGTATCAAGTTGAATTCGATTGGTGAAGACCTTTTTGTTCGTTCCACAACAAGTATTGTTGGTGATGATCTTGTTATTGTTGGTGGTGGTGCTTCTTGTTATGCATTTGGAACCAAGTTTAGTGAACCCATTAGGATCAACTTGCTTCCCTTACTTTCTTGTGACACAAAAGATACCCGAATTGAAAAGATATCAAATGGGGTTTTGGATTTGAATCTTGAGGGTATATATGGAAAAAAGATTGTTCCTTTACGATGGGTTTTGCGAGTTGATAAAAGGCATGCGAAACCCACGAAGGACATTTTGAAAAAGTTTGGATGGTTGGATTTGGAGAGAAAAGTCTACACACAAGAAAGTGGAGTTTATGTTTGCTTCCCAATCACCAAAGAGTTTGTAGCAATCTACCAAGATAAGAAACCAAGGTTAAATGAAGGGGTAGATGAGGTAAATGACCTTAATTTGCAAGAAAATTTTAAGGTTATATCGTGTGAAAGAGCTTTGGATCTTTTGGTTGCTTTTGGTGGAACTACACATGCTGATCATGTTGTCAAAGTTAGAAAagcttcaagttctccattgaaaGTAATGAAAGAAGTTGTTGCTTCGTTGTTGAATCATCATAATCTTCCTTTGACACTCTTGGAAGAGCTACCCACAAG ATGGGAGCGATTAGGGGACATTGTTGTGCTTCCCATAACTTCTTTCAAAGACTCAATATGGGACACTTTGGGGAAGGAGCTTTGGCTGAGTGTTGCTGAATCACTTGGTGCTAGTCGCCTTGCTAGACAA GGCAGGGTTTCACCTACGGGAACAAGAGATAGTGGATTGGAGATTCTTGTTGGGGTCAACGGATGGGTTGACCATTGTGAAAATGGAGTTATTTATTCGTTTGATGCTACGAAATGCATGTTTTCATGGGGTAATCTTTCAGAAAAGCTTAGAATGGGGAAACTTGATTGTAAAGAGGAAGTTATTGTAGACTTGTTCACAGGAATTGGATACTTCACATTGCCTTTCCTTGTCAA GGCTAATGCAAAAATGGTGTATGCATGTGAATGGAATCCACATGCTATTGAGGCTTTGAAGCATAATCTTGAAGCAAATGGTGTGGCTGATCGTTGTATTGTTCTTGAAGGAGATAATCGTGTCACAGCACCTAAA GGAGTTGCGGATCGAGTCAATCTTGGTCTGCTTCCATCGAGCGAGGGTAGTTGGGAAACTGCTGTAAGGGCATTAAG GAGCAATGGTGGCATGATGCATGTGCATGGCAACGTGAAGGACACTGAAGAAGAATCATGGACACAACACGTGTCAAAATCCATTAAAGAAATTTCAAGATCCCAAG GTTACAATTGGGATGTATTTGTAGAACATGTAGAGAGAGTAAAATGGTATGCACCTCACATTCGTCATCTTGTGGTAGACATAAGATGCAAACAAATAGAATCATAA
- the LOC111890917 gene encoding tRNA wybutosine-synthesizing protein 2/3/4 isoform X1, with protein sequence MEFEKRKKATLATMSSPEPDKSPKGDIDTPIIPLLKTLNSHPSYFTTSSCSGRISILSTPTTTTTTVKKKAKGGNWVFITHEPADPNSVQNLIFPPNSTTDSLQSDNPENLVFRFEPLIIAVECKDVLSAQKLVSLAISCGFRESGITNVNSKRVIVAIRCSIRLEVPLGDTHKIMVSKEYLTYLVGIANEKMEANRKRGDGFHDALLKNELIMRPENTVTGDYEFLNMNQDLGDKDFSMINGGVDDFQLTKEIKDDASNDDLAGFTLPIKPMIITGEPIEKLHLWGHSAITLDTTKNPKSVLVFGGFGGMGRHARRKDTWILDSVSGQLQLVDYGSTPSTRLGHTASLVGELMFVIGGRGDPGNVLNDVWVLNTMNYEWMELQCNGIDFPQSHRHATAVIGSSLYVFGGIHNGNISSSMYKLDTHTMTWEEVNVQGAKPSARHSHTMVAYNSQLFMFGGYDGVKALGDFYTFDIHSSTWRKEKVVGSTPYARFSHTMFVYKNYIGVMGGCPIRQHYQELSIFEVDKSLWKRIKLNSIGEDLFVRSTTSIVGDDLVIVGGGASCYAFGTKFSEPIRINLLPLLSCDTKDTRIEKISNGVLDLNLEGIYGKKIVPLRWVLRVDKRHAKPTKDILKKFGWLDLERKVYTQESGVYVCFPITKEFVAIYQDKKPRLNEGVDEVNDLNLQENFKVISCERALDLLVAFGGTTHADHVVKVRKASSSPLKVMKEVVASLLNHHNLPLTLLEELPTRWERLGDIVVLPITSFKDSIWDTLGKELWLSVAESLGASRLARQGRVSPTGTRDSGLEILVGVNGWVDHCENGVIYSFDATKCMFSWGNLSEKLRMGKLDCKEEVIVDLFTGIGYFTLPFLVKANAKMVYACEWNPHAIEALKHNLEANGVADRCIVLEGDNRVTAPKGVADRVNLGLLPSSEGSWETAVRALRSNGGMMHVHGNVKDTEEESWTQHVSKSIKEISRSQGYNWDVFVEHVERVKWYAPHIRHLVVDIRCKQIES encoded by the exons ATGGAGTTTGAGAAGAGAAAGAAAGCCACCTTAGCCACCATGAGTTCGCCGGAGCCGGATAAATCACCAAAAGGAGACATAGACACACCCATAATCCCACTCCTCAAAACTCTCAATTCTCACCCATCTTACTTCACCACCAGTTCTTGCTCCGGCCGCATCTCCATCCTCTCAACCCCCACCACCACCACGACCACCGTCAAGAAAAAAGCCAAAGGTGGCAACTGGGTGTTCATCACCCATGAACCAGCTGACCCTAACTCGGTCCAAAATCTCATCTTTCCCCCAAACTCCACCACCGATTCACTTCAATCCGACAACCCAGAAAATCTAGTTTTCAGATTCGAACCTTTGATCATCGCTGTTGAATGTAAAGACGTTCTTTCTGCTCAAAAGCTAGTGTCTTTAGCTATTTCTTGTGGGTTTAGGGAATCAGGGATTACAAATGTGAACAGTAAGCGAGTTATTGTTGCAATTCGATGTTCGATTAGATTAGAAGTGCCATTAGGGGATACCCATAAGATAATGGTGTCAAAGGAGTATTTGACTTACCTTGTTGGGATTGCTAATGAGAAAATGGAAGCTAATAGGAAAAGAGGTGATGGTTTTCATGATGCATTGTTGAAGAATGAGTTAATCATGCGACCAGAGAATACTGTAACCGGTGattatgaatttttaaacatGAATCAAGATTTGGGTGATAAAGATTTCTCAATGATTAATGGTGGAGTGGATGATTTTCAACTAACAAAGGAAATTAAAGATGACGCAAGTAATG ATGATTTGGCAGGGTTTACTCTTCCTATAAAGCCAATGATTATCACTGGTGAGCCAATTGAGAAGCTTCATCTTTGGGGTCATTCAGCCATTACACTTGACACcacaaaaaaccctaaatcggttcttgtttttggtggttttggagGCATGGGAAGACATGCACGAAGAAAAGACACATGGATTTTAGATTCAGTGTCTGGTCAACTACAATTGGTTGACTATGGAAGCACTCCATCCACACGTTTGGGTCACACTGCTTCTTTAGTAGGAGAGCTTATGTTTGTTATTGGTGGTAGAGGTGATCCTGGGAATGTGTTAAATGATGTTTGGGTGCTTAATACAATGAATTATGAATGGATGGAATTACAATGTAATGGAATTGACTTTCCTCAAAG TCATCGGCATGCAACAGCAGTTATCGGGTCAAGCCTCTATGTTTTTGGTGGGATCCACAATGGAAACATCTCTTCATCAATGTATAAGCTTGATACACACACCATGACTTGGGAAGAAGTTAATGTTCAAGGGGCAAAACCGTCCGCTCGCCATTCCCACACAATGGTAGCCTACAATTCTCAACTATTTATGTTTGGAGGATATGATGGGGTAAAAGCACTAGGAGATTTTTACACTTTTGACATTCATTCATCCACTTGGAGAAAAGAAAAGGTGGTAGGAAGTACACCTTACGCCCGATTTTCCCACACGATGTTTGTGTATAAAAACTACATCGGTGTCATGGGAGGGTGTCCTATAAGACAACATTACCAAGAATTATCAATATTTGAAGTGGATAAAAGTCTTTGGAAACGTATCAAGTTGAATTCGATTGGTGAAGACCTTTTTGTTCGTTCCACAACAAGTATTGTTGGTGATGATCTTGTTATTGTTGGTGGTGGTGCTTCTTGTTATGCATTTGGAACCAAGTTTAGTGAACCCATTAGGATCAACTTGCTTCCCTTACTTTCTTGTGACACAAAAGATACCCGAATTGAAAAGATATCAAATGGGGTTTTGGATTTGAATCTTGAGGGTATATATGGAAAAAAGATTGTTCCTTTACGATGGGTTTTGCGAGTTGATAAAAGGCATGCGAAACCCACGAAGGACATTTTGAAAAAGTTTGGATGGTTGGATTTGGAGAGAAAAGTCTACACACAAGAAAGTGGAGTTTATGTTTGCTTCCCAATCACCAAAGAGTTTGTAGCAATCTACCAAGATAAGAAACCAAGGTTAAATGAAGGGGTAGATGAGGTAAATGACCTTAATTTGCAAGAAAATTTTAAGGTTATATCGTGTGAAAGAGCTTTGGATCTTTTGGTTGCTTTTGGTGGAACTACACATGCTGATCATGTTGTCAAAGTTAGAAAagcttcaagttctccattgaaaGTAATGAAAGAAGTTGTTGCTTCGTTGTTGAATCATCATAATCTTCCTTTGACACTCTTGGAAGAGCTACCCACAAG ATGGGAGCGATTAGGGGACATTGTTGTGCTTCCCATAACTTCTTTCAAAGACTCAATATGGGACACTTTGGGGAAGGAGCTTTGGCTGAGTGTTGCTGAATCACTTGGTGCTAGTCGCCTTGCTAGACAA GGCAGGGTTTCACCTACGGGAACAAGAGATAGTGGATTGGAGATTCTTGTTGGGGTCAACGGATGGGTTGACCATTGTGAAAATGGAGTTATTTATTCGTTTGATGCTACGAAATGCATGTTTTCATGGGGTAATCTTTCAGAAAAGCTTAGAATGGGGAAACTTGATTGTAAAGAGGAAGTTATTGTAGACTTGTTCACAGGAATTGGATACTTCACATTGCCTTTCCTTGTCAA GGCTAATGCAAAAATGGTGTATGCATGTGAATGGAATCCACATGCTATTGAGGCTTTGAAGCATAATCTTGAAGCAAATGGTGTGGCTGATCGTTGTATTGTTCTTGAAGGAGATAATCGTGTCACAGCACCTAAA GGAGTTGCGGATCGAGTCAATCTTGGTCTGCTTCCATCGAGCGAGGGTAGTTGGGAAACTGCTGTAAGGGCATTAAG GAGCAATGGTGGCATGATGCATGTGCATGGCAACGTGAAGGACACTGAAGAAGAATCATGGACACAACACGTGTCAAAATCCATTAAAGAAATTTCAAGATCCCAAG GTTACAATTGGGATGTATTTGTAGAACATGTAGAGAGAGTAAAATGGTATGCACCTCACATTCGTCATCTTGTGGTAGACATAAGATGCAAACAAATAGAATCATAA